The Candidatus Desulfofervidus auxilii sequence TCTTTTAACCCATCTTCCCAAAATCTGCAGGAAGTAGGATAATCAGGATAAGAAAAAGAAGTTGTTAAAAATAAAAAATCTTTAGGAAGATATTGTGGTTGCCAAGGTTTATCTCCAGCACAAAAAACAAACCAGGTAAAATCTTTTAAAATTTTGAAAAAAATAGATTCATAAAAATGAGATTTTTCGTGCGTATAAAGAGCTTCAAAATGATTAAAATAAACTAAAGAACCTGAAAGTAAGGCTTCACGAAATATTATACTTAACAACTCTTCTAATTTAGTGGGAGAATCTATAACATAACTGGTATTTACTTCAAGAAGATTATAGCCTATGGCTTGAGCTAAATCTAAAGCAAAATTTTTTCTCCCAGAGCCATATGGGCCATAAATATAGAAAAAGAATTTTTTCCTTTTTTCTATACCTGTGTTTATAGCATTTAATAAATTTTTTATTTTAACTGATGATTCTCTTTTTTTGGAAACAGAAAAAAACAGCTGAGCAAATGTCTTTACTCGGTTATCTAAACTATAATATCCCAAAATAAAATTTCTAACCGATTCTTCTAATCTCAGTGGACAGGAAAGCCAAGAAGTTTCTGTAGAATTTCCTACAAATCTTAAAAGGCGGAATTTAAAAAGGGGAGAATGAGGTAAAAAATAAGGTAAAATCTTTAGTCTTTCTGTTTTATTTTTACAAAGGAGGAAAGAAATTAAAGAAATGGTAGGATATTTGCGAGTAAGATCATCTTGAAGATAGGCATATATCCTTTCATACTTCACATCAATTTCAGGAGCAAGAACAATTAAAAGAATCTGTTTTTCTAATTCAGAAAGATGAAATAACTTTCCTAAAATATCTAAACCTGGTAAACACTGCTTTGATATAAATGTCTGTTTAGCATCAGAATTAGAAGATTTTAAATGTCTTTCTACTTCTTCAGGTGTAATACAAAAGAATTTAAATTCTGTTGATTTTAAAATATTTTCTTTTTCTATCTTTTGACTGATAAGTCCATCAAGATAAGCAAATACTTCATGGAAATTTAATTCCATAATTATTTTTTTATAATGGATTTTTAGATTTTATGTCAAGAAAAAAATTTTTCAAAGGTCCGAAATTTTTTGGAGCCAGCGAGGGGATTTGAACCCCTGACCTGCTGATTACGAATCAGCTGCTCTACCACTGAGCTACGCTGGCTTTGGTAAATTTAAGCAATTTGTATAAATTCGTCAATGATTTACTTTTTCCATTTTTTATCAAGTACATAAATAAAAGCTAATACTTCAGCTACTGCTTGATACAAACGAGGGGGTATTTCTTGCATTATATCTAATTGATATAATATTTCAGTTAAAGCTGGATCAAGATAAATAGGTATATTGTGTTTTTTTGCCAATGTAATTATTTTTTCAGCTAAATTACCGGCTCCTTTAGCTATTACTTTTGGCGCTCTCTCACTTATTTTATATTTCAAAGCTACTGCTTTTTGTCTTTTTTTATTCATTATACCCTCACATCTACTAATGTAATTTGGGTTAAATTTATCCAAAGATCTTTTTGCCAATATTCTTTATTTGCTACTTCACAATGAAATCCTTTTATTTTGAAATTTAAAATTTCAAGTATTTTATAAAGTTGAAAAATATTTGTTTGGATAAATTTGGCTATCTCTTCTTTTTCTACTAAAAAATCCAAAAATAGGTCATTTTGATTCTCCAATCTAATGATCCCTTCTAGCTTTTTTAAATGCTCAAGTTCTAACCTAAAATGAAAAAAATAATGTCCTATAAAGACTTCAAAATCTTTAAATTCTTTATTCCATTGAATAGGCCAACGAAGATAAAATCCTTTTTCTTTTAAATGATGATTTATATCTCTTAACCAAGTTAAATAAGATAAAAAATTTTTAATTATTTCTTTTTTCTCCTTATCACTTTCGCTTTCTAGAAAAGTAAAAAATAATTTTTCTAATATACTCTTTTCTTTCTTTTTAGAGCTTAAGCAGATGCCTGCTAAAAGTTTCCAGAAAAAATCTTTTTTAATTTTTTCTTTATCTGCTAAAAGCAAATATAATGTTTGTTTTATATCATGTTCTTGCCAAGATAAAATTTTTTTAAAAAGGGCAGAGATAGGGTCTTTAAATTCCAAATCCTTTATTGATTTAGAAGATGAAGATTGTTTTTTTGGTAAGAGTTTAAGTAATATTTTTGGACGTAAAGCCTCTACCTTTACTTTAATAATTTCTCCAGGGATTAAGGGAATAGATGTTTCAGCTAAAATAAGCTGTTCATTAAATTTGAGGAAAAAACGAGAATCAGTTAATTTTTCTATCACCTGAGCTTTTAATATTTGGCCAATGCGTGTAAAAATTGTTTGAGCTTCTTTTTGAGAAACTAAAATTAATTCTGAAAGTCGATGAAGTGGCTCCATTTAATTTATTTTTCGGCCAGAAATAGAAGCTGTTCGAGTGAGAATGATAGTTATTTCTCCTTTGATTTCTTTTAATTTTTCTTGAATTTCTTTTATTTTTCCTCTTATTATTTCTTCATGAAGTTTTGTCACTTCTCTAGCAATTACTATGTTAGATTCTGGATAGATTTCTTCAAGAAGTTTTAATGTTTTTTTGAGTCGATGAGGTGATTCAAAAAATACAATTGTATAATGTATGTTCTTTAAGCTTTCAAATAATTTTCTTTTTTTTCCTTCTTTTTGTGGTAAAAAACCAAGAAAAAGAAATGGATGTATAGGAACACCAGCAATGCTTAAAGCTGCTACTAAAGCAG is a genomic window containing:
- a CDS encoding flagellar hook-length control protein FliK — protein: MEPLHRLSELILVSQKEAQTIFTRIGQILKAQVIEKLTDSRFFLKFNEQLILAETSIPLIPGEIIKVKVEALRPKILLKLLPKKQSSSSKSIKDLEFKDPISALFKKILSWQEHDIKQTLYLLLADKEKIKKDFFWKLLAGICLSSKKKEKSILEKLFFTFLESESDKEKKEIIKNFLSYLTWLRDINHHLKEKGFYLRWPIQWNKEFKDFEVFIGHYFFHFRLELEHLKKLEGIIRLENQNDLFLDFLVEKEEIAKFIQTNIFQLYKILEILNFKIKGFHCEVANKEYWQKDLWINLTQITLVDVRV
- a CDS encoding EscU/YscU/HrcU family type III secretion system export apparatus switch protein, yielding MNKKRQKAVALKYKISERAPKVIAKGAGNLAEKIITLAKKHNIPIYLDPALTEILYQLDIMQEIPPRLYQAVAEVLAFIYVLDKKWKK
- the rsmI gene encoding 16S rRNA (cytidine(1402)-2'-O)-methyltransferase, with product MHSLSKSGILYIVATPIGNLEDITLRALKVLKEVNLIAAEDTRHTKKLLNFYNIKTRIISYREQNREKQGKKILKLLKEGKNVALVSDAGTPCISDPGVHLVDLALKEGIKVVSIPGPSALVAALSIAGVPIHPFLFLGFLPQKEGKKRKLFESLKNIHYTIVFFESPHRLKKTLKLLEEIYPESNIVIAREVTKLHEEIIRGKIKEIQEKLKEIKGEITIILTRTASISGRKIN